A DNA window from Aestuariispira ectoiniformans contains the following coding sequences:
- a CDS encoding non-ribosomal peptide synthetase, with protein sequence MECQKGVEDVSVMLGPAMETGIRSSCFEAIVDSIERHPDNIALIGGGDTVTYRQLGFLAAKQAKRILEAGSQEGQLIPIVTDGGAHMIISMLAVWAAGAAFVPADINAPEVRLADILEQTDSRIVIADKTMAIFAGRVVLDTVVAIEDPAELAQRSLVQTSMPRGGQLAYGFFTSGSTGKPKCCLNIHSGLWNRACAMSDNFTLSPGEAVLQNSSHVFDSSLWQIFWPLTCGATVVVPSRSSAQDIHATLDELHRHRVVMTDFVPSILELILRAMRQDKGLAGKLEHMRYLLVGGEAVNTRLVADVSELLPHIQLVNTYGPTEASIGMVFHFFQKEEYERIPLGQPINNTFLAVVDEQFRCVPIGSRGEIVIGGACLGAGYLNDEVRTNASFMTNPGLPVPGERIYRTGDIGEVAKDGLLYFHGRSDDQVKIAGVRIELGEVEAAINCFPGVQLVKVVHGNRNGRSWLAAFFSAVSEIDISKLQGHLQENLNKPAIPSVLLQIDEFPRTASGKIDGKKLVQQLEEDRNTEQESQSQADIVQALCQQQCLQNISSKGQNLMDCGIDSLGVLNLSLDLQKEFGRSISLEWLYDNLCVRDITARLDKSAGEAIESESLSVESRSPHSDLLLHSADIVVPERSEDMSKPDAIFMTGATGYVGANFLEAISRTTDRPIICLVRAENDPAALDRLQQIVSGKYKLTVDWGKVTALAGDLCNLTSDLLEVIKSKGVRQIIHAAADVNFLKNYTSLYKCNVEVTAKLCNLACSGPFSRFHYISSMSVAGFDGVQDASQVSGYSASKWTAENIVRKYAEHGLPSTIYRLGEMMPDQYSRIPNEAAALSSFIRAALKLKVAPDIGLMFDYTPISVVAGFVAENVAQNNINHVLSVENLFHPEKLDMKDVVEVASLRAQLEVVGKNEFKKRLNAAMGASGQGVDRDIARASMMLDIENDLFSGDDEVPVASDFSSAGLNWPSISEELLKDWTSGFRGS encoded by the coding sequence ATGGAATGCCAAAAAGGTGTGGAAGACGTGAGTGTTATGCTTGGGCCGGCCATGGAAACGGGAATTAGGTCATCCTGTTTTGAGGCCATCGTGGACTCTATAGAAAGACATCCGGACAATATCGCATTGATTGGCGGTGGCGATACAGTCACCTATCGGCAACTCGGGTTTCTGGCCGCAAAGCAGGCAAAGAGGATTTTGGAAGCTGGCAGCCAGGAAGGACAATTGATCCCGATTGTTACGGATGGTGGCGCCCATATGATCATTTCCATGTTGGCCGTGTGGGCAGCAGGAGCTGCTTTTGTGCCGGCTGATATCAACGCGCCGGAAGTCCGCTTGGCGGATATTCTGGAACAGACCGATAGCAGGATTGTCATTGCTGATAAGACAATGGCGATCTTTGCCGGTCGTGTTGTTTTGGACACTGTGGTCGCAATAGAAGACCCTGCGGAATTAGCACAGCGGTCTCTTGTGCAAACCTCAATGCCAAGGGGCGGGCAGTTGGCATACGGATTTTTCACCTCGGGAAGTACGGGCAAGCCGAAATGCTGCCTTAATATCCATTCGGGGCTGTGGAACAGGGCATGTGCCATGTCTGATAATTTTACTCTGTCACCGGGTGAAGCTGTTTTGCAGAATTCCAGTCATGTGTTTGACTCGTCTCTATGGCAGATATTCTGGCCTTTGACCTGTGGCGCAACAGTTGTGGTGCCGTCACGCAGTTCCGCTCAGGATATTCATGCAACGCTGGATGAGCTTCATCGTCACCGCGTTGTGATGACGGATTTCGTTCCATCTATTTTGGAATTGATCCTGCGGGCCATGCGCCAGGACAAGGGGCTCGCCGGTAAACTTGAACATATGAGATATCTCCTGGTTGGCGGGGAGGCCGTCAACACAAGGCTCGTTGCTGACGTCTCGGAATTGCTTCCGCATATTCAGCTTGTGAATACCTACGGCCCCACAGAGGCTTCTATCGGGATGGTGTTTCATTTTTTCCAGAAGGAAGAATACGAGCGGATTCCATTGGGCCAGCCAATCAATAATACCTTTCTGGCGGTTGTGGACGAACAGTTCAGATGCGTTCCGATTGGTAGCCGTGGCGAGATTGTCATCGGCGGCGCATGCCTGGGGGCCGGGTATCTCAATGACGAGGTGCGCACCAACGCAAGTTTCATGACCAATCCAGGCCTGCCCGTTCCGGGGGAGCGTATCTACCGTACAGGTGACATTGGTGAGGTGGCCAAGGATGGGTTGCTATACTTCCATGGAAGGAGTGATGACCAGGTCAAAATTGCAGGCGTCAGAATCGAACTGGGTGAGGTCGAGGCCGCGATAAACTGTTTCCCCGGTGTTCAGCTTGTGAAGGTTGTGCATGGCAATCGGAATGGAAGGTCATGGCTTGCGGCATTCTTTTCCGCGGTATCGGAGATTGATATTTCCAAATTGCAAGGCCATTTGCAGGAAAATCTCAACAAGCCTGCCATTCCCTCGGTCCTTCTTCAGATCGATGAATTCCCCAGAACTGCGTCCGGCAAGATTGATGGCAAGAAGCTTGTTCAGCAGTTGGAGGAGGACCGGAATACGGAGCAGGAAAGTCAGTCGCAAGCGGATATTGTTCAGGCTCTCTGTCAGCAGCAATGCCTGCAAAATATTTCCAGCAAAGGCCAGAACCTCATGGATTGTGGCATCGACTCGCTTGGAGTTTTGAACCTGTCTCTGGACCTTCAGAAAGAGTTCGGGAGAAGTATTTCCCTGGAGTGGCTATACGACAACTTATGTGTCAGGGATATAACGGCGCGTCTCGATAAGTCTGCCGGGGAGGCAATCGAGAGTGAGAGCTTATCGGTTGAGAGCCGGTCCCCGCATTCGGATTTGCTTTTGCATTCTGCCGATATTGTCGTGCCCGAAAGGAGTGAAGACATGTCGAAACCTGATGCGATCTTCATGACCGGTGCGACAGGATATGTCGGAGCAAATTTCCTGGAAGCGATTTCCCGGACAACTGACAGACCGATCATCTGTCTGGTTCGGGCGGAGAATGATCCTGCCGCCCTTGACCGGTTACAGCAAATCGTGTCCGGGAAATACAAGCTGACAGTGGATTGGGGGAAGGTCACCGCGCTCGCGGGAGATTTATGCAATCTCACTTCCGATCTTCTCGAGGTGATCAAATCAAAGGGTGTCCGGCAAATTATCCATGCGGCGGCTGACGTCAACTTTCTGAAAAATTATACAAGCCTGTACAAATGCAATGTCGAAGTTACCGCCAAGCTATGTAACCTGGCCTGTAGCGGACCGTTTTCGCGCTTTCACTATATATCCAGTATGAGTGTGGCCGGTTTTGACGGTGTCCAGGACGCAAGCCAGGTGTCAGGATATTCCGCATCCAAATGGACTGCGGAAAATATTGTCAGGAAATATGCGGAACATGGCTTGCCTTCCACGATCTACCGGCTTGGGGAGATGATGCCTGACCAGTATTCACGGATACCGAATGAGGCCGCCGCTCTTTCGTCCTTTATCCGTGCGGCGCTGAAGTTGAAGGTCGCACCTGATATCGGGTTGATGTTTGACTATACCCCTATTTCTGTAGTTGCTGGATTTGTTGCTGAGAATGTCGCGCAAAACAATATTAACCACGTGCTGTCCGTGGAAAATCTCTTCCATCCGGAAAAACTCGATATGAAGGATGTCGTAGAGGTGGCCTCTCTAAGGGCGCAGCTTGAGGTCGTTGGTAAGAATGAATTCAAAAAACGGTTGAATGCAGCCATGGGGGCATCGGGGCAGGGGGTGGACCGTGATATCGCGAGGGCTTCAATGATGCTTGATATTGAAAACGACCTTTTCAGTGGAGATGACGAAGTCCCGGTAGCATCTGACTTTTCGTCGGCGGGACTCAATTGGCCGTCTATTTCAGAGGAGCTTCTGAAGGATTGGACATCCGGTTTCAGGGGCAGCTAA
- a CDS encoding GNAT family N-acetyltransferase — translation MRATVGLEPEINIRPANPADVETIAELIKDLAVYEEMQDVCVSSPDAIHQALFSPAPCAEVLIAELEDTTVGFALFFHNFSTFLGKRGLYVEDVFVRQNARGKGVGKLLLKSLARIAVERDCARMEWSVLDWNEPSIAFYKSLGAKPMGEWTGFRLQQQDIHELAGRR, via the coding sequence ATGAGAGCAACTGTTGGTCTGGAACCGGAAATCAATATCCGGCCCGCAAACCCGGCGGATGTCGAGACGATCGCCGAGTTGATCAAAGATCTGGCGGTCTATGAGGAGATGCAGGACGTTTGTGTTTCGTCTCCGGATGCTATCCATCAGGCTCTTTTTTCTCCCGCGCCATGTGCGGAGGTTCTTATTGCTGAACTGGAGGACACGACCGTCGGCTTTGCATTGTTCTTCCATAATTTTTCCACCTTTCTCGGGAAAAGGGGATTGTATGTGGAAGATGTTTTTGTCCGACAAAATGCCAGAGGCAAAGGAGTTGGAAAGCTGCTGCTGAAATCTCTGGCAAGGATTGCGGTTGAACGTGACTGCGCCCGAATGGAGTGGTCAGTTCTGGACTGGAATGAACCGTCCATTGCCTTCTATAAATCTCTGGGTGCTAAACCTATGGGTGAATGGACGGGGTTTCGGCTGCAGCAACAGGACATCCATGAATTGGCCGGAAGGCGATAA
- a CDS encoding AMP-binding protein: MSRDVFTRIADHASAVPGNCALISLGGDGKPVGQSMTYGELHAASARVGARLIAAGCVGRPVLSCVETPSSFLCLFLGAIMAGAVPIPLYGAGSRRKRALQEAVAENAQPALLVHEGKRQSVSVPQMDVADLMNAAVNAPLPKIGGEQRNSPAYLQYSSGSTGRPKGIMVTPRNLATNVDALARAYGVNSHSVMVNWMPVFHDFGLVFGLMTPLAFGATIVALRPQDVARQPALWLQALSDYRGTVSGGPDFIYRACVDAISEEARAGLDLSDWKTAVVGAEPIRKTTMEAFEKRFRENGLSAGALRPSYGLAEATLIVSGDVADEGPGQRQWRSMVDPAGQMQNAAVSCGHIAQGCEVKIRLEDREADEGEVGEVYVAGDGVAAGYWNNTEATNATFVTIDGSRFLRTGDLGFLSGNELFLTGRLKDVIIHAGEKHYSEDIEATIAALDPQLTGSRAVAFGIPVGEEERVVVACELSSSAIEHSEALVPQIKRAVLEMHGLVVQECLWLRHNQLARTTSGKLRRSEARRAYLAGELTGRNNTAPKECRDDPWVPILVGVLADLADHHGAKLPANVTATSRFAELGLDSIVAMRVVASLTDLFGAALPVTRFIGDATVGNAAAEIARSIRAGLDDEGQRRADRMLKRIGERASPPRELENAI; this comes from the coding sequence ATGTCCCGAGACGTGTTTACACGTATCGCTGACCATGCGTCGGCGGTGCCCGGTAACTGCGCGCTCATTTCTTTGGGCGGCGATGGAAAACCTGTTGGTCAAAGCATGACTTATGGGGAGCTTCACGCGGCATCAGCAAGGGTTGGTGCGAGGTTGATTGCTGCCGGATGCGTGGGGCGGCCAGTGCTGTCCTGCGTCGAAACGCCTTCGTCATTCCTGTGCCTGTTCCTGGGGGCGATCATGGCGGGGGCGGTTCCGATCCCGCTCTACGGCGCCGGCTCGCGTCGCAAGCGTGCCCTTCAGGAGGCGGTCGCCGAAAATGCTCAACCTGCTTTGTTGGTGCATGAAGGTAAAAGGCAATCGGTTTCTGTTCCCCAGATGGATGTGGCGGACCTGATGAATGCCGCCGTGAATGCTCCTTTGCCGAAAATAGGCGGAGAACAGCGAAATAGCCCCGCGTATCTTCAGTATAGCTCCGGATCCACCGGCCGGCCGAAAGGCATCATGGTAACGCCACGGAACCTTGCCACGAATGTTGATGCGCTGGCACGCGCCTACGGCGTCAATAGCCATTCGGTAATGGTAAACTGGATGCCGGTGTTCCATGACTTTGGTCTTGTTTTCGGCTTGATGACGCCTCTTGCTTTCGGCGCAACTATTGTGGCGTTGCGCCCGCAGGATGTGGCCCGGCAACCGGCGCTTTGGTTGCAGGCATTGTCGGATTACCGTGGAACTGTGAGCGGCGGGCCGGATTTCATCTACCGTGCCTGCGTGGACGCAATATCGGAAGAGGCACGGGCGGGGTTGGATTTATCGGACTGGAAAACGGCCGTTGTCGGGGCGGAACCTATCCGGAAAACAACAATGGAGGCGTTTGAAAAGCGCTTCCGCGAAAACGGTTTATCCGCAGGAGCCCTGCGCCCCAGTTATGGCCTGGCAGAAGCGACACTGATTGTTTCCGGCGATGTTGCTGATGAGGGCCCCGGACAAAGGCAGTGGCGGTCAATGGTCGATCCCGCCGGGCAGATGCAGAATGCGGCGGTCAGCTGTGGTCATATTGCCCAGGGATGCGAGGTGAAAATCCGCCTTGAAGACAGAGAAGCGGATGAAGGCGAGGTAGGAGAGGTCTATGTCGCTGGCGACGGGGTGGCTGCCGGATACTGGAACAACACTGAGGCAACAAATGCGACCTTTGTGACAATCGACGGTAGCAGGTTTCTGCGTACTGGCGATTTGGGTTTCCTGTCGGGAAATGAACTGTTCCTCACCGGGCGTCTGAAGGATGTGATTATCCATGCCGGTGAAAAGCACTATTCCGAGGATATTGAGGCAACGATTGCTGCTCTTGATCCGCAGCTAACCGGCAGCCGTGCCGTGGCTTTCGGCATTCCCGTCGGCGAAGAGGAAAGGGTTGTCGTTGCCTGTGAGTTGTCGAGTTCAGCAATCGAACACTCCGAAGCGCTGGTGCCACAGATAAAACGTGCTGTTCTCGAAATGCATGGACTTGTGGTGCAGGAATGCCTTTGGCTTCGCCATAACCAGTTGGCGAGAACGACAAGCGGGAAGTTGCGCCGCAGTGAGGCAAGGCGTGCCTATCTGGCCGGAGAACTGACCGGAAGGAACAATACAGCACCGAAGGAATGCCGGGACGACCCCTGGGTGCCGATCCTTGTCGGTGTGTTGGCGGATCTGGCGGACCATCACGGTGCCAAACTGCCGGCCAATGTAACCGCAACAAGCCGTTTTGCCGAGCTCGGGCTGGATTCCATTGTTGCCATGCGGGTTGTTGCAAGTCTGACGGATTTGTTCGGTGCCGCGCTTCCGGTGACCCGTTTTATCGGTGATGCCACAGTTGGCAATGCCGCAGCGGAAATTGCACGAAGTATTCGTGCCGGTCTCGATGATGAAGGCCAGCGACGTGCGGATCGAATGCTCAAAAGGATAGGAGAGAGAGCCAGTCCTCCCCGTGAGCTCGAAAACGCCATCTGA